The genomic interval ACAAGGACTGGTTCATTGAAATTGCATACTAAATTGGTTTCAATCGGATTAGATGGACAATGGGTTGTTATTATTTTATTTTCAGTAACCAACGTTTTTGTTTGCTCACTAATAGTAGCAATTGTATAAATACTGGGAAATGTGAAATAAGTAGCGGGGTTTTCTTCAGAGGTTCTTTCAAGGATGTAAAAGCATTCAATGTGTTTTTTTAATAAAGGGTTTGTAGGTTTAAATATTTTTATTGTCATTTTTTAGTTCTTTATTTATTAAAGCATCATTCATTTAATTGATATATCAATTATTAAAGTAGTTAATTAAGATGATTAAATCTTTGAAAATAACGAAAGGTATTGATTTGTTAAATGATATGCTTTAGTGCATAAAAACCGATAGCATCTTTTTTTATTGGATTTGTGCTCCATTCCTCCCAGATTCCAGTTTTTGGGTTATATCCGCATTTTAAAGGCTTGGAATACATGTCGGAAGGTTTTTCAAGATATGCCCTGCAGTCAGTACAAACCATTCTAAATTCACACTCCCGGCAAACTTCTATTTCGGACTTTTTAATTTGAGTTACTTCATGATTCAAAGCCTGAAGGATCTTTTCTTTTAGATTTCCAGTCTGAACACGTCCATAATCCCAATTCATCGAAGGGCAGTTTTTTACATTTCCATCTTTATCAATGCTGATTTTTCTATTCAGGCAATTATTGTGAAAATGTGATTCCATAAATAAATGCAAACCAGTAGATAAGTGCTCTTTCGTGATGAGTCCGCATGATTTTTCATTTGAAATTTTACGATTTAGATAAGAGATCAAAAAAGGTAAATTCCCGACTATTTGATCTTCTTTCGCATTAAAAATAGTGACAGAATTAATTTTGCTGGTGACTAGATACAACTTTTTCAGTTCAAATAA from Fluviicola taffensis DSM 16823 carries:
- the gwsS gene encoding grasp-with-spasm system SPASM domain peptide maturase; this translates as MKENYFIFFSNCIPVYGVEYTAICDFQNGKIHHFDSNLKELIQLIDSRISLKQLENRYIEEKDGLANFLHYFYEKGIGMYTNEVESFPRLPIQWDHPSKVTNAILDFGIETDYSVKSILDELDYFRCKHIQLRFFEVIPLQILHDVLSVFKESDVLSIDLIFNDDIPLFELKKLYLVTSKINSVTIFNAKEDQIVGNLPFLISYLNRKISNEKSCGLITKEHLSTGLHLFMESHFHNNCLNRKISIDKDGNVKNCPSMNWDYGRVQTGNLKEKILQALNHEVTQIKKSEIEVCRECEFRMVCTDCRAYLEKPSDMYSKPLKCGYNPKTGIWEEWSTNPIKKDAIGFYALKHII